The Prochlorococcus sp. MIT 0801 genomic sequence AGTTATGAGAACTGTAATTGACAATTCATAACCAGCCAGGCTTCTAATTGATCTAAATAAGTTGTCTGTCCAATGTTTTTCTAGGATTGCAATATTATTGGAGTCCATAAAGCGTTTTAAAATATAAGAATGAGCCTGCTCTTCTCTAATAAAAAGATTAGTTATTTTTTTAATTGTTTTATCTTTATACCTTTGAGCGTAATTCTCACAAAAATCTATTAATTTTTTTCCTTCTGAATACTCTCCTAGCTGAAACTTAGCAATAGAGATTGAGATACACTCTTTTTCTTCTTTTGATAAAAAGTGATTATCACTCCATGTTATCTTCTGAAAATTACCTTCATTATGTAAAAAGTATTTTTTCCATTCATCAAGATCAGGAAGCTTTGCAATCAAAATCTACTAACAAGTAATTTTTTATAACTTGAAAAAACTATTTTGTAATCTTGAGAGGTCAAAGTCCTGACAAAACTAAACCATTTGGAAGCAGCATATTAATACAAACGTTAGATTAGAAGCTTATTGAGAATACTGAGAATCCTTGGTATGAATGAATTTCTAGACGTTGAATAAAAACTCCTTAGCATCCAGTGATGCCAATTGATTACAAGTAAAAATCACGGTTAGACGTAAGTTAGAAGAGTAGAACGAAGTTAGAACGCAGCTACTAGGTCTCAATTCGGCGGAGATGGATGTTTTGATCTAGTTTTCTAAATAAACTATAAAAAACATAAGTTTATTGAGCCTTATGCAAAGCTCAGGTCGATTACCACTAATCAATAAACTACTTAAGGGAAAAGAGGAAGGGTTTTCTCTGATTGAATTAGTGGTGGTCATTGCTGTTCTTTCTGCTTTATCCGCAATTGCGATTCCACAATTTACCTGTATTCAACGAAAAGCCAAAGCATCTACAGCATTAGCTGCCATGAGACAAATACAAACTGAATGTGCTGTTAATACAACAAGTACAGGAAGCTCAGGTACCTTTTTGACAGGTAATCTCAACTCATATCAAATCCAATCCGATGGATCTAACAGCTGTAGTGGTGTACAAAGTACAGGCGTTATTAGTGCTATACCTAATAATACGAGTCAATTGCCTACTTTCTTATTGGCGACTAATAATAATGTGTTGACGTTTAGTTTTAGAGGGCGAACAGGTACAAACTTCACAGATTGCTTGGGGGTGATTTGCGGCGATACCTCTGCTTTCAATATTGATATGAATACATTTGAAAATAGATTTAACCAAGCTGTTTCTGATGGAATCACATTGGAGAACAATTACTATCAAAGAGGTGATTCTATATATGTAATTGTCGAAGGTGATACCTGGGAAAAAGCTCTTGAAAACGCAAATAAACTTGGAGGAACATTAGCAACCATTAATGATGAAGAAGAAAATGATTGGTTAGTAGATGAACTTTGGGGAAATGATAAGGCAAGTTCAAATCTGACCGATAAAGGAGGAGCAGTATGGCTGGGACAAAAATTGAACGATACTGGTAATTATGTAAGCGTTGCAGGAGAGGAACAATTGTATAACTTCTGGGGACCTGGAGAATATACAGATGGTTTATCAAAAGGAGAAGAATATACAATCTTCAATTTATATGAAGGGAATGATAGTCCAGGTAGAGATCCTGGAATGGTTAGCACGGTTGCCAATAGACAATTCAATACTCCAGAATTAATCGAAAGAGGTGGAACTCACATTTTTTATGGACTTGCCGAAATCAAATTAAATGAAATCAATGATGTTCTTGATTAGTTAATAATCCTTTAAAACAAAAAATAACAATCAATTAGGCTATTCGGCCAAACCATGAGAAATCTCAAAGAGGACATTAATAAATTCTCCTCAACTTTTTAATTTCTCATGCTAATAGAAAAGTATAGACTGCAAAAGCTAGAATAGCACCTCTTCTAACCCCTGAGAACCCTTGGTATGACTAACTTTCTAGACGTTGAATAAAAACTCCATAACGTCTCCTTCATTAACTACATATTCTTTACCCTCACTTCTTAGCCACCCTTTATTTCGAGCTTCTACTAAAGATCCTGCTTCAAGTAGTTTTTTGTATGAGATTGTTTGAGCTCGAATAAATCCCTTTTCAAAATCTGTATGTATTACCCCAGCTGCTTGAGGAGCTGTCATCCCATCAGAAATAGTCCAAGCTTTAGTTTCTTTTTCTCCAGTGGTGAAATAAGTGCTTAAACCCAACAATCGATATGTAGCCTTAATAAGGCTGATTAAGCCTCCTTCTTCAACTCCCAAACCATTAAGGTAATCATCTCTTTCCTCCTCCCCCAATTCAATTAACTCAGCCTCAACTTGCGCTGAAATCTTCACACATTCAGAGCCTTCTTTCGTTGCCAGTGTATTTACTTCTTCTGAATAGGAATTACCATTCGCAAGTTCATCTTCCCCAAGGTTAGTTGCATAAATAATTGGTTTTTCAGTTAATAAGCCTAATGGTTTAATTAATTTTTTTTCTTCATCAGTTAATGAAACAGTCCTAACTGCGTTTTCATTCTCAAGTGCCTCGGTTAATTGTTCCAACACATCATCTTCTAACTTTGCTTCCTTATTAGTACTTATTTGTTTTTTTAAGCGAGCTCTACGTTTTTCTATCTGATTTAAATCAGATAACGCTAATTCTAAGTTTATTATCTCAATATCTCTTGATGGGTCTACTGATCCAGAAACATGGATAACATCATCATCACTAAAGCACCTAATCACATGAACTATTGCATCCACCTCCCTTATATTTGCTAAAAATTTGTTACCCAGTCCCTCCCCTTTACTTGCTCCCTTAACAAGACCAGCAATATCAACAAACTCCATTCTCGTTGGAATAATTTGCTTACTATTACTAAGTTCTCCAAGCAAATTCAAGCGTTGATCAGGTACAGAAACAGAGCCTACATTGGGTTCAATCGTACAAAAAGGAAAGTTGGCTGCTTGAGCTTGAGCATTCGCAACAAGAGCATTGAACAAAGTGGACTTTCCAACATTAGGGAGTCCAACAATTCCGGCCTTAAGCATTGAAATGGTTCTTTAAAGGAACCCAGCTGATTAATCTGACTAAATTAAACCCAATCATGCCCATTAACAGCGAAAATATTGTTATAAATCTCTTAAGGAAAGTTTCTAAGCTTTTTCTTAACATCGTTAAAACTTCTAAAACTCTTGAGTACTTGATTTTTACAAAATGATTTGGAAAAATTTGAAAAAGAAAAAAGTTATAGGCCTTATTGCTTTTTCGGTCTTAAGTGTTGGTGGAATTAGTTTTAAAATTTCACAAGACAATGCATCGAACAAAGACATAAATCAATTCACTATTGCTGCTGAAAGCGGCAGTTTGCCTGGTTTAATAACAGCAAGTGGTGAATTAAAAGCAAATAAAAGCGTAAATGTAAGCCCAAAAAGACAAGGAATCCTTGACGAAATTTTCGTAGAGGAAGGAGATCAGGTTAAGAAAGGTGATCTAATTGCGAAAATGGATTTCGGAGATTTGGAATTTAGAATTGACGAGTTAAAAGCTAATTATGAGACTCAAAAAGCAAGCTTTAAAAGAAGGGAGATGCTTTTTAAAGAAGGGGCCATAAGTGCTGAAGAGTATGAAGAATATAAAAATAGATTTTTAAAAAGCAAAGCCAAATTCAAACAAATAGAAATCGAAGAAAATGACACAAGCATTAGAGCCCCATTCAGAGGAGTCATAACAAGCAGATACGCAGTCCCAGGCGCATTCGTAACTCCTACGACCTCTGCTTCTTCCACAAGGGAAGGTGGGGCCACAAGTTCATCAATAGTCAGACTTTCTCAAGGTCTTGAAATAGTTGCGAAAGTTCCTGAGAGTGATATTGGAAGAATAAAAACAGGTCAAGAAGCACGTATCAGAGTAGATGCTTTTCCTGATAAGCGTTTTAAAGCA encodes the following:
- a CDS encoding prepilin-type N-terminal cleavage/methylation domain-containing protein translates to MQSSGRLPLINKLLKGKEEGFSLIELVVVIAVLSALSAIAIPQFTCIQRKAKASTALAAMRQIQTECAVNTTSTGSSGTFLTGNLNSYQIQSDGSNSCSGVQSTGVISAIPNNTSQLPTFLLATNNNVLTFSFRGRTGTNFTDCLGVICGDTSAFNIDMNTFENRFNQAVSDGITLENNYYQRGDSIYVIVEGDTWEKALENANKLGGTLATINDEEENDWLVDELWGNDKASSNLTDKGGAVWLGQKLNDTGNYVSVAGEEQLYNFWGPGEYTDGLSKGEEYTIFNLYEGNDSPGRDPGMVSTVANRQFNTPELIERGGTHIFYGLAEIKLNEINDVLD
- the ychF gene encoding redox-regulated ATPase YchF; translated protein: MLKAGIVGLPNVGKSTLFNALVANAQAQAANFPFCTIEPNVGSVSVPDQRLNLLGELSNSKQIIPTRMEFVDIAGLVKGASKGEGLGNKFLANIREVDAIVHVIRCFSDDDVIHVSGSVDPSRDIEIINLELALSDLNQIEKRRARLKKQISTNKEAKLEDDVLEQLTEALENENAVRTVSLTDEEKKLIKPLGLLTEKPIIYATNLGEDELANGNSYSEEVNTLATKEGSECVKISAQVEAELIELGEEERDDYLNGLGVEEGGLISLIKATYRLLGLSTYFTTGEKETKAWTISDGMTAPQAAGVIHTDFEKGFIRAQTISYKKLLEAGSLVEARNKGWLRSEGKEYVVNEGDVMEFLFNV
- a CDS encoding efflux RND transporter periplasmic adaptor subunit; this encodes MIWKNLKKKKVIGLIAFSVLSVGGISFKISQDNASNKDINQFTIAAESGSLPGLITASGELKANKSVNVSPKRQGILDEIFVEEGDQVKKGDLIAKMDFGDLEFRIDELKANYETQKASFKRREMLFKEGAISAEEYEEYKNRFLKSKAKFKQIEIEENDTSIRAPFRGVITSRYAVPGAFVTPTTSASSTREGGATSSSIVRLSQGLEIVAKVPESDIGRIKTGQEARIRVDAFPDKRFKAVVSKISPSAIKNNNVTSFEVTLLLDNRPEDLRLGMTSDINFQTGATKISTLIPTVAIVTEEGRTGVLIVGNNNQPEFKKVELGTSSGSKTAIISGLEPGERVFIDLPSWAKKRKS